The nucleotide sequence GGTAACAATCAGTACAGTGAAGTGACGACAACATCAAATTAAAAGggtaaaagaaaatgtctgtttctaacgtcttggaagcagacattcaCGTGGGAACAATACGACGAAAAAAATGAACTTATTTTGCACAATTCGCCATCAGTTGGGCAaatcagccaccttttgttaaataattttgaactgcaataaaatacctgcacattttccatactgctctttgtGTTGGCATGACACTTTGAATTTttctcattatacatttattaacatttttaaaatatttaaattctagattcactgACACAATTTtcacacattattaaaatatgtggctaaaaatagcTGTTAACTtctatttttttctgtgtgtgtgtgtgaattttgacaggtcaagtaaaaatctgaatcatAGGCCCGATTGGATCAGTAATAAAAaaccttagcgttgaaccctgcacaGCTTTTAATAATTTGAACTATGACCACTTATTTGTTTACTGAGTATTgataaagtattttatttggtttttacATATACTTATCACTCTCCATAACGATGGATCAATATTTcactcatatttttattattattattaaatagttaaaaataatgaaaaaaatgccATGCTTTTGTTAATTTGGATACATGATCAAAAATTAATTGTATCAAAAACGAATTGTCCTGAGGgtcttaaaagtattaaaagttaataaatcgatgtagagaaatttaaggcccttaaaaagtattaaaaagtcttaaagctattttgcaaggtattaaaaTTGATATCTTGTTGATTATGCAACATgtggttgtatgctaaagtttgcctgaattaaatttGCGAAtttcaggatgctgtgtagtttctGAAATCAATGTCTGCATCTGAAACCGCATATTTCCATGCAATATGCTAAAATCAGTTTGCGAGCCAAGTAGTAcgttttaaattcaaatgcagtacctactgagtagttggCACATTCAGACGCAGCCAATAAAATGCTGCTAGATTGGACaacatgctgctttgtttactgcagtaaccaaggcaacaccagTATTTCTGCAGTTCTGTAGGCACCAACCTGCTGAATCAGctggatttaatagatttttattcagtttatgaataaaattttagttttggattagtttcttacattaatacttagtaaatatactgtaagtcaaAATCTCACCAGTTTTTATAACTAAGTTTtaagtggttataaggtcttaaaatatagaaaaaagtgtcttaaaattgtcttaaaaggtattgaattttacTTTCTGATTACTATATGCTCTAGAAAACACCATTATTGTTATCTGATATTGTTTGCAAACATCAGTTGCTTTGCTTTGGTTGTGCAGTTGACTAATGAGGAGGAGTCCGCAGAGGGGTTTCAACAAACAGCTGATGCACCTCCACCATACAGCAGCCTTGGAGCGAGCAACGCAGGTAAAGCACAAGTGTCTAAATGCCTATGTGTTTATGAATCTACATCCATGTCAGAGCTATCAGGCAGTGTTTCATTATTGACAATGTTTAACTCATGATGGCTGTTTAATTCATGCAATTGCTGTAGCTTTCTTCGAGTACAAGGAGGATGAGGTTTACCCCAAACCACCCTCATACAATGTTGCCACGTCCCTTCCGTCCTACGACGAGGCTGAGAGGAGCAAAGCAGAGGCCACTGTTCCACTAGTCACTGACAGGGTGAGTGTGTATAtggtatttaaatataataaagatacaccaacataatttttttcataacTAATCAGTCtgatactcattttgttttagttttgtctGATAATGACTATTCCATGTCGTTGATTTTATTCAGAACACTGTTTAAACCGCCTATAGGCTCGATCGTTAGACACGCTCCTGTtagtcctcaatctggcaacctgcgtttgttttgatctagGAATGCAATAtcttgttaaagggccatgaaaccccctcgtttcagcagggtgttttcacacctctactttggaaaaagtcagaaaagtgggcgtgtccagctctgtttaggggggagtgtcggaggaactaaagtgggatggtgtgggagtgtttatttgggcacgcgcgagtttcagagtcaaaatacacagacaggagaaagtgatggtgtttaacctacatggacatctgtagtcaaattatttcccaaattattaaatgttggactttaactgcagtttggctctttcattcagggaattcattcatgcccctcgcgacaaacgagatatttgattcgaggaactgctctaagcgtgtatttttcatgcaatgtttgataccgcacggcgaatgagggaaaaaaaacctccgcatttcccggaaacttagatgcacacagcaggtagcgtcagaaagccgcctgtgttattctggtcactaaatgcggtaaaaaccctacacgaggttaaagtttggttgtgatgctaacgtgtttacactcggtgactcggtgcaatagttaacttagttcgatacgagcaaactgaataaacaaagagcactggtcgctcacttatcagatttgtagagacaggacaatcaccagtaactagagccgcgtctttatgaagagaagactacaagcgaatccagatctcagcgtttggagatgagaacagctctcaggtaaacaataatcctccttagacacgtaagttattgttgtcgagcgtcgcgtacactgttaatccacacgtgacgccagctgagctctcacagagagaaaatgaaaacaaaacttaacggcagcaaactataaaagcaacacttcacgcttgatttgccaacacaacgtggcgtctctgtcgtgaaaacactgtgacactaatgaatattaatgaagttgcacaatagagcgcgctgattggtttgaaccaagccttactcatgcattaatgcatcacactgtaagatgtaataagactcactctggcacagacgcccagtctgcacgctggaatacaacgctattatgtcatgaccgtgacgcagcttcaaaaattcgtttcaaaccggaagttcgaatttgcttgaaataacgcaaaaacaaccaatttacactttatagtgaaatataggtgtcctaatagtgtttatagcagtgtgggacacatatacgactgtcaacagctcaaaaaatgtgttttggtgtttcgtgaccctttaaaccactgggtgtcaaacgtatatactgcacctttaatgacaTGTGAGCAATGTGCtatacaaatacaaacatatgttTTGCGGACCAAATCCAAATGTTTGCACACAGATCTTgcatattttgctttgttttcagCAACCTTCATTTAATCACCAAGTATTATATTTTGTATCATATCGTCAAATACCGATTTTTGATCTGCCCTGTCTGATCGACACCTGATTGGGCGAAAAGAACAACATCAAAGCTGATACTTATTCTGAATATTGGAAAATACCTTCATTTGATGCATCTTTATGTGTTCCTCTACTACAGGATGAGGACTTCATTGCCAGGGACAGCTTTGAAGACACGGATCAGCTGCGGGTTGGAAATGATGGGATTTTCATGCTGACATTTTTCAGTAAGAGGGCACAGTACTCACAGCCACCACACTGGTGCACAGTGAATGATGTATTATACCCTATGGATGAGTGAATGATATGAGTAACTACACATATGGACACAGAAGTGCAGCAGATATGTGTTCATACctcttcatttgtttttgttttccatcaGTGGCGTTCCTCTTTAACTGGATTGGCTTCTTCCTGTCCTTCTGTCTGACCACGTCTGCTGCCGGACGTTATGGGGCCATCTCTGGGTTTGGACTTTCCCTGGTCAAATGGGTCCTGATTGTGAGGGTATGACATGATGTTACAACCATATTTTTTGGAAAATGTCTCTCTGCTGATTATAAATCACACCAATTTAAAGTTGCAATATTGAGAGTAACCGAAAAAAAAgtgttacatttaatttaatatagaatgtaAAATAGGCTACCAGTAAGGTATAAAAGGTTTACAAACGTATAAACGTGTTTTAGTTCTATTTACTACACAAGAAACCTTTCAATGGCCATATTCAAAACGGAAAAATTAgagaaaaaataacatttgaatAACTTATTGATGAACTAGTGCTGTTTTCCATTTCAAAGATAAAGCCATAGAGACAGACTAGTGGAATGGCATGTGTTTCATATGGATTACATAATCAGAGAATTTATGTTTCTCATTTAAATTGGTTCTTTGGAAAGTAGATTTTGCTCTCGATAGATGCACTGATCCCAATTGTCTTGGCTGATCTACCCATATGTTTTTTCTACGATTTTTTAAAGAACTATAAtttaaaacatatacaaacatatatacaatttttgagttttatttaattttaataataaaaataattacagaattaatcaagtaataaaatagtttaaaatgtatattaattaaaataaaaacaacaatttccCTTAAACTTGCCATATCAGAGTATGTGTTAATGCACTGTCTCCAGTCCATTGAGTTATTAGAGAATTATTCAATTTTGCTTTGTGGCTGTAAACCAAC is from Danio rerio strain Tuebingen ecotype United States chromosome 14, GRCz12tu, whole genome shotgun sequence and encodes:
- the ndfip1 gene encoding NEDD4 family-interacting protein 1 isoform X1; the encoded protein is MSDQRSGYQQLTNEEESAEGFQQTADAPPPYSSLGASNAAFFEYKEDEVYPKPPSYNVATSLPSYDEAERSKAEATVPLVTDRDEDFIARDSFEDTDQLRVGNDGIFMLTFFMAFLFNWIGFFLSFCLTTSAAGRYGAISGFGLSLVKWVLIVRFSTYFPGYFDGQYWLWWVFLVVGFLLFFRGFVNYSRVRNMADHSMSTLPRTRVLFIY
- the ndfip1 gene encoding NEDD4 family-interacting protein 1 (The RefSeq protein has 1 substitution compared to this genomic sequence), translating into MSDQRSGYQQLTNEEESAEGFQQTADAPPPYSSLGASNAAFFEYKEDEVYPKPPSYNVATSLPSYDEAERSKAEATVPLVTDRDEDFIARDSFEDTDQLRVGNDGIFMLTFFMAFLFNWIGFFLSFCLTTSAAGRYGAISGFGLSLVKWVLIVRFSTYFPGYFDGQYWLWWVFLVVGFLLFFRGFVNYSRDRNMADHSMSTLPRTRVLFIY